One Streptomyces sp. V4I8 genomic window carries:
- a CDS encoding acyl-CoA dehydrogenase family protein, with protein sequence MSASSKLPPFDPADPLGIDDLLEPEDLAIRSTVRAWAADRVVPYVAEWYETGELPGIRELARELGEIGALGMSLSGYGCAGASAVQYGLACLELEAADSGIRSLVSVQGSLAMYAIHRFGSEEQKQQWLPRMASGEVIGCFGLTEPDHGSDPAAMRTYAKRDGSDWVLNGRKMWITNGSVAGVAVVWAQTDGGIRGFVVPTDSAGFSAPEIKHKLSLRASVTSELVLDDVRLPADAVLPEVIGLKGPLSCLSHARYGIVWGAMGAARSCFETAVDYAKSREQFGRPIGGFQLTQAKLADMALELHKGILLAHHLGRRMDAGRLRPEQVSFGKLNNVREAIDICRTARTILGANGISLEYPVMRHATNLESVLTYEGTVEMHQLVLGKALTGLDAFR encoded by the coding sequence ATGTCCGCGTCCTCGAAGTTGCCCCCGTTCGACCCCGCCGACCCCCTCGGCATCGATGACCTCCTGGAGCCCGAGGACCTGGCGATCCGCAGCACCGTGCGGGCGTGGGCGGCGGACCGGGTGGTGCCGTACGTCGCCGAGTGGTACGAGACGGGCGAGCTGCCGGGCATCCGGGAGCTGGCGCGGGAGCTCGGGGAGATCGGCGCTCTGGGGATGTCCCTGAGCGGGTACGGGTGTGCCGGGGCCTCGGCCGTGCAGTACGGGCTCGCCTGTCTGGAGCTGGAGGCCGCCGACTCCGGGATCCGGTCCCTCGTCTCCGTGCAGGGCTCCCTCGCCATGTACGCCATTCACCGGTTCGGGAGCGAGGAGCAGAAGCAGCAGTGGCTGCCCCGTATGGCCTCCGGCGAGGTCATCGGATGCTTCGGGCTGACCGAGCCGGATCATGGGTCCGACCCGGCGGCCATGCGGACCTACGCCAAGCGGGACGGGTCCGACTGGGTACTCAACGGGCGCAAGATGTGGATCACCAACGGGTCCGTCGCCGGGGTCGCCGTCGTGTGGGCGCAGACCGACGGCGGGATCCGGGGGTTCGTCGTGCCCACCGACAGCGCCGGCTTCTCCGCCCCGGAGATCAAGCACAAGCTGTCGCTGCGCGCGTCCGTCACCAGTGAACTCGTCCTCGATGACGTACGGCTGCCCGCGGATGCCGTGCTTCCCGAGGTGATCGGGCTGAAGGGGCCGCTCAGCTGTCTCTCGCACGCCCGATACGGGATCGTCTGGGGTGCCATGGGGGCGGCGCGGTCCTGTTTCGAGACCGCTGTCGACTACGCGAAGTCGCGGGAGCAGTTCGGCCGGCCGATCGGGGGCTTCCAGCTCACCCAGGCCAAGCTCGCCGACATGGCGCTCGAACTGCACAAGGGGATTCTGCTCGCCCATCATCTGGGGCGGCGCATGGACGCCGGCCGCCTGCGTCCCGAGCAGGTCAGCTTCGGCAAGCTCAACAACGTCCGCGAAGCCATCGACATCTGCCGTACGGCCCGGACGATCCTCGGTGCCAACGGGATCTCGCTCGAATACCCCGTGATGCGGCACGCGACCAACCTCGAATCGGTGCTCACCTACGAGGGCACCGTCGAGATGCACCAGCTCGTGCTGGGCAAGGCGCTCACCGGGCTCGACGCCTTCCGGTGA
- a CDS encoding cell division protein SepF: MGSVRKASAWLGLVDDNDDERYYDDDYSEGTEPGDAWVTDPRVKVATDVAEEKGRRIGTVTPDSFRDARAIGELFRDGVPVIMNLTAMEPADAKRVVDFAAGLIFGLRGSIDRVSNRVFLLTPADTEIISGERATHREDGFYNQS; the protein is encoded by the coding sequence ATGGGATCGGTGCGCAAGGCGAGTGCCTGGCTGGGCCTCGTTGACGACAACGATGACGAGCGTTATTACGACGACGACTACTCCGAAGGGACCGAGCCCGGGGATGCCTGGGTCACCGACCCGCGGGTCAAGGTGGCCACGGACGTCGCCGAGGAGAAGGGCCGCCGCATCGGCACGGTCACCCCGGACAGCTTCCGGGACGCCCGCGCCATCGGTGAGCTGTTCCGGGACGGCGTCCCGGTCATCATGAACCTCACGGCCATGGAGCCCGCCGACGCCAAGCGTGTCGTCGACTTCGCGGCGGGGCTCATCTTCGGTCTGCGCGGCTCGATCGACCGTGTGTCCAACCGCGTGTTCCTGCTGACCCCGGCCGACACGGAGATCATCAGCGGCGAGCGTGCGACTCACCGCGAGGACGGCTTCTACAACCAGAGCTGA
- a CDS encoding helix-turn-helix transcriptional regulator, protein MLETSARLLRLLSLLQAHREWSGAELAERLGVTPRTVRRDVDRLRELGYPVNASPGTGGGYQLGAGAELPPLLLDDDEAVAVAVGLRTAAGHGIEGIGETSVRALAKLEQVLPNRLRRRVGALNAFTVPMLRGPQPSAVDPAVLTELAHLCRDAERLRFEYRDHEGAPTRRTVEPHRLVCSERRWYLVAWDLDREDWRTFRVDRIRPRPPHGPRFAPRTPPAEDLAAYVSRGVSTRAYASHAVVRLLVPLEEAAAHISPSDGQLEAEEPDSCLLRTGAGSLDVMVIHVMLMGVEFEVLEPDELVEAIRTAHGRLARSLARAGEPPVRAPGDAGRTPGTRSGPAAAR, encoded by the coding sequence ATGTTGGAGACCTCGGCAAGACTCCTGCGCCTTCTCTCGCTCCTCCAGGCCCACCGCGAATGGTCCGGCGCCGAACTGGCCGAACGCCTCGGCGTCACCCCGCGCACGGTCCGCCGAGACGTCGACCGGCTGCGCGAACTGGGCTACCCGGTCAACGCCAGCCCCGGCACCGGCGGCGGCTACCAACTGGGCGCCGGTGCCGAGCTGCCACCCCTGCTGCTGGACGACGACGAGGCGGTCGCCGTGGCCGTAGGGCTGCGCACAGCGGCGGGCCACGGCATCGAGGGCATCGGCGAGACCTCCGTACGGGCCCTCGCCAAGCTGGAGCAGGTCCTGCCGAACCGGCTGCGCCGCCGCGTGGGCGCGCTCAACGCCTTCACCGTGCCGATGCTGCGCGGCCCCCAGCCCTCCGCCGTGGACCCGGCCGTGCTGACCGAGCTCGCCCATCTCTGCCGGGACGCCGAGCGACTGCGCTTCGAGTACCGCGACCACGAGGGCGCTCCCACCCGCCGTACGGTCGAGCCGCACCGACTGGTGTGCAGTGAGCGCCGCTGGTACCTGGTCGCCTGGGACCTCGACCGCGAGGACTGGCGTACGTTCCGCGTCGACCGCATCCGGCCCAGGCCGCCGCACGGCCCGCGCTTCGCCCCGCGCACCCCGCCCGCCGAGGACCTCGCCGCGTACGTCTCCCGGGGCGTCTCCACGCGCGCGTACGCCTCGCACGCCGTCGTCCGGCTGCTGGTGCCGCTGGAGGAGGCCGCCGCGCACATCTCGCCGTCCGACGGGCAGCTGGAGGCGGAGGAGCCCGACAGCTGTCTGTTGCGCACCGGTGCCGGCAGCCTCGACGTGATGGTGATCCATGTGATGCTGATGGGCGTCGAGTTCGAGGTCCTGGAGCCGGATGAGCTGGTGGAGGCGATCAGGACGGCTCACGGCCGGCTTGCTCGCTCTTTGGCTCGGGCTGGGGAGCCTCCAGTGCGTGCGCCGGGTGATGCAGGTCGAACGCCGGGGACTCGGAGCGGACCCGCGGCAGCGCGTTGA
- a CDS encoding MFS transporter, which translates to MSGTTTAAAALRRRAAGAGANRWVVLVVLCVSLLLVAVDATVLHVAVPAVTEDLRPGAIELLWIVDIYPLVCASLLILFGTLGDRVGRRRVLLLGYGLFGLASGLAALAHDPQVLILARALLGVGGAMIMPATLSILRQVFPERRERALAIGIWSAVAAVGAAVGPLLGGFLLEHFWWGSVFLVNIPLMLVSLPVGRLLLPESKGDGKGPWDVVGALLAAGGLFGMVLGVKRLGGGEPVASLFTLVPLVVGAALLVLFVRRQRRREYPLVDLRMFARPAFSTSVGCIVLAMLALVGLELIAAQYLQLVLGLSPLETGLRLLPLTFAAMAAGLAGARMLRRFGPRRMVCAGFVLTAVAVLLLTAMGGEDNPGLLLFGFVLLGFGLETTLFGAYESMLSEAPPEQAGGAAAIGETSYQLGAGIGIALLGSVMNAAYAPGLANVTGVPESASAAASRSLGEAYDVAAQLGGPAGVALQRVARDCFVHGLHVTLLVSAVLLVLGAVMALRLPRVMQCEAPPVEAEIPGPREVVESRVSA; encoded by the coding sequence ATGTCCGGGACGACCACGGCTGCCGCTGCGCTGCGCCGTCGGGCGGCCGGGGCCGGTGCCAACCGCTGGGTCGTCCTCGTCGTCCTCTGTGTCAGCCTGCTGCTCGTCGCGGTCGACGCGACCGTGCTGCACGTAGCGGTGCCGGCTGTCACCGAGGACCTCAGGCCCGGCGCGATAGAACTGCTCTGGATCGTCGACATCTATCCGCTGGTCTGCGCCTCGCTGCTGATCCTCTTCGGCACGCTCGGCGACCGGGTGGGCCGCAGACGCGTCCTGCTGCTCGGCTACGGCCTCTTCGGCCTCGCCTCCGGCCTCGCGGCCCTCGCGCACGACCCACAGGTACTGATCCTTGCCCGGGCCCTGCTCGGCGTCGGCGGCGCGATGATCATGCCGGCGACCCTGTCGATCCTGCGCCAGGTCTTCCCCGAGCGGCGCGAGCGGGCCCTCGCCATCGGTATCTGGAGTGCCGTCGCAGCCGTGGGTGCGGCGGTCGGACCGCTGCTCGGCGGTTTCCTCCTCGAGCACTTCTGGTGGGGCTCGGTCTTCCTCGTCAACATCCCGCTGATGCTGGTCAGCCTCCCGGTGGGACGGTTGCTGCTGCCCGAGTCCAAGGGCGACGGCAAGGGCCCCTGGGACGTGGTCGGCGCGCTGCTCGCGGCGGGCGGGCTGTTCGGCATGGTGCTGGGCGTCAAGCGACTCGGCGGCGGGGAGCCGGTGGCCAGCCTGTTCACCCTGGTGCCGCTGGTGGTCGGCGCGGCGCTGCTCGTTCTCTTCGTGCGACGGCAGCGGCGCCGCGAGTATCCGCTGGTGGACCTGCGGATGTTCGCGCGGCCGGCGTTCAGTACCTCGGTCGGGTGCATCGTGCTGGCGATGCTCGCCCTCGTGGGGCTGGAACTGATCGCGGCGCAGTACCTGCAGCTGGTGCTGGGACTCTCGCCGCTGGAGACGGGCCTACGGCTGCTGCCGCTGACGTTCGCGGCGATGGCGGCCGGTCTCGCGGGGGCGCGGATGCTGCGCCGGTTCGGGCCGCGGCGGATGGTGTGCGCCGGGTTCGTTCTGACGGCCGTCGCGGTGCTGCTGCTGACGGCGATGGGCGGCGAGGACAACCCCGGGCTGCTGCTGTTCGGGTTCGTCCTGCTGGGCTTCGGGCTGGAGACGACGCTCTTCGGGGCGTACGAGTCGATGCTGAGCGAGGCTCCGCCCGAGCAGGCCGGCGGGGCGGCGGCGATCGGCGAGACCTCGTACCAGCTGGGCGCGGGGATCGGCATCGCGCTGCTGGGCAGCGTGATGAACGCGGCGTACGCCCCCGGGCTGGCGAACGTGACGGGTGTTCCGGAGTCGGCCTCCGCGGCGGCTTCGCGCTCGCTGGGGGAGGCCTACGACGTTGCCGCGCAGCTGGGCGGGCCTGCGGGGGTGGCCCTGCAGCGGGTGGCCCGGGACTGTTTTGTGCACGGGCTGCATGTGACGTTGCTGGTGAGTGCGGTTCTGTTGGTGCTGGGCGCGGTGATGGCGTTGCGGTTGCCGCGTGTCATGCAGTGCGAGGCACCTCCGGTGGAGGCGGAGATCCCTGGGCCAAGGGAAGTTGTGGAGTCCCGCGTCTCCGCTTGA
- a CDS encoding I78 family peptidase inhibitor, which translates to MAPIPKPPAEPQDSPDAYVGLDADRAERLARDRGWSTVRSLPPGAIITMEYRSGRLNFEVKDGQVARAWKG; encoded by the coding sequence ATGGCACCCATTCCGAAACCCCCTGCCGAACCCCAGGACAGCCCGGATGCATATGTCGGTCTCGACGCGGACCGGGCCGAGCGACTGGCCCGTGACCGAGGGTGGTCGACGGTGCGTTCGCTGCCGCCGGGGGCGATCATCACCATGGAGTACCGGAGCGGTCGCCTGAACTTCGAGGTGAAGGACGGCCAGGTGGCGCGGGCCTGGAAGGGCTGA
- a CDS encoding ABC transporter substrate-binding protein, whose amino-acid sequence MGRRSPVAEAAIAVMLLTLGTACGSRLPESDFEHRDRGSSSAPAGDRTPIRVGIITSATSPVGGNAFTGPRDGAKAFFDRLDARGGIDGRRVEVRLCDDGGSGVGNNECVHRLIDEDEVVALVATTALDYAGASRVSHARVPDIGGQPIGAAYDTYPHLYGIYGSLAPRAGTTGWDGEQYGGTEVYRYFKREHGARTAAVVSYNQPASAAYARLVERGLRAEGYKVVAEQVDFALPNFRAAAADLKEQGADLVFDALDTHGNARLCEAMDDVGAEVTAKVTNVQNWTSAVAEDYKDAPRCRNALWATGSSRNHEDTDQAAVREFREATKGLKTHSQWQLEGWAAAMWFTDAAKSCARQGVTRACVDGFMNRSQGYTADGLLIPVGFERLAEPPKERRTCLSVARWEDGRGWVSQGDMNTTCFDVPQLSYQP is encoded by the coding sequence ATGGGTCGCCGATCCCCGGTTGCTGAGGCGGCGATCGCCGTGATGCTGCTGACTCTGGGTACGGCGTGCGGCAGCCGGCTGCCGGAGAGCGACTTCGAGCACCGTGACCGGGGCAGCTCCTCGGCGCCGGCCGGCGACCGCACCCCGATCCGTGTCGGCATCATCACCAGCGCCACCAGCCCGGTCGGCGGCAACGCCTTCACCGGCCCGCGCGACGGCGCCAAGGCCTTCTTCGACCGCCTCGACGCGCGCGGCGGCATCGACGGCCGCCGCGTCGAGGTGCGACTGTGCGACGACGGCGGCAGCGGCGTCGGCAACAACGAGTGCGTGCACCGGCTGATCGACGAGGACGAGGTCGTCGCCCTGGTCGCCACCACCGCCCTGGACTACGCCGGAGCCTCGCGCGTCTCCCACGCGCGCGTACCCGACATCGGCGGCCAGCCCATCGGGGCCGCCTACGACACCTATCCGCACCTGTACGGCATCTACGGCAGCCTCGCGCCCCGCGCCGGCACCACGGGCTGGGACGGCGAGCAGTACGGCGGCACGGAGGTCTACCGCTACTTCAAACGCGAGCACGGCGCCCGTACGGCCGCTGTCGTCTCGTACAACCAGCCCGCGTCCGCCGCCTACGCCCGGCTCGTCGAGCGAGGGCTGAGGGCCGAGGGCTACAAGGTGGTCGCCGAGCAGGTCGACTTCGCGCTGCCCAACTTCCGCGCGGCGGCCGCCGATCTGAAGGAGCAGGGCGCCGACCTAGTCTTCGACGCCCTCGACACTCACGGCAACGCCCGGCTGTGCGAGGCGATGGACGACGTCGGCGCCGAGGTCACCGCCAAGGTCACGAACGTACAGAACTGGACCTCCGCCGTCGCCGAGGACTACAAGGACGCCCCGCGCTGCCGCAACGCCCTGTGGGCGACCGGATCGTCCCGCAACCACGAGGACACCGACCAGGCCGCCGTACGGGAGTTCCGGGAGGCCACCAAGGGTCTGAAGACGCACTCCCAGTGGCAGTTGGAGGGCTGGGCGGCGGCCATGTGGTTCACGGACGCGGCGAAGTCGTGCGCCCGACAGGGCGTCACGCGCGCGTGCGTGGACGGCTTCATGAACCGCAGCCAGGGCTACACCGCCGACGGCCTGCTGATCCCGGTCGGCTTCGAGCGGCTCGCCGAACCGCCGAAGGAGCGCCGGACCTGTCTGTCGGTGGCCCGTTGGGAGGACGGCCGGGGCTGGGTCTCCCAAGGTGACATGAACACCACGTGTTTCGACGTCCCGCAACTGTCGTACCAGCCGTGA
- a CDS encoding phosphatase PAP2 family protein, whose translation MRTERKLTRLDRVFARLDREPERPAHIDVPRMTRHRIVLFASTLAFYGAIVWAIVITSWLVRLDWQVMFFRPYQQWAEIHAFVDYYVVLGQRGPTAVMVAAWLGWRSWRQHTLRPLLALGVSLLLLNVTVGAAKLGMGRLGPHYATTVGSNEMWLGGDIFPSGHTANAVVTWGILAYLASTPRARRWLSAVSAVTSLGVGLSTVYLGTHWLSDVLLGWAAGLLILLALPWFEPLIARSEAWIFALRDRLRERRAGTVTVPTAPVEAAVLLTPRTVAADSEAAACEAASAARSARTTVHPPAYLAPGPHTTRTERTPVTPVGSRRPPHSDRITRGTAQPARPLTGG comes from the coding sequence GTGCGTACCGAACGAAAGCTGACCCGTCTGGACCGGGTCTTCGCCAGGCTGGACCGGGAGCCGGAACGTCCGGCCCACATCGATGTGCCGCGGATGACCCGGCACAGGATCGTGCTGTTCGCTTCGACCCTGGCCTTCTACGGGGCCATCGTGTGGGCCATCGTCATCACCTCGTGGCTCGTCCGGCTGGACTGGCAGGTCATGTTCTTCCGGCCGTACCAGCAGTGGGCGGAGATCCACGCCTTCGTCGACTACTACGTGGTGCTCGGCCAGCGCGGCCCGACCGCCGTGATGGTCGCGGCCTGGCTGGGCTGGCGCTCCTGGCGGCAGCACACGCTGCGCCCGCTGCTCGCGCTCGGCGTCTCGCTGCTGCTGCTGAACGTCACGGTCGGCGCCGCCAAGCTGGGCATGGGCCGCCTGGGACCGCACTACGCGACGACCGTCGGCTCCAACGAGATGTGGCTCGGCGGCGATATATTCCCCAGCGGTCACACCGCCAACGCCGTGGTGACCTGGGGAATCCTGGCCTATCTGGCCTCGACCCCGAGAGCGCGCCGCTGGCTGTCGGCCGTGTCGGCGGTGACCTCGCTGGGAGTCGGCCTGTCCACCGTGTACCTCGGTACGCACTGGCTGAGCGACGTGCTGCTCGGCTGGGCCGCAGGCCTGCTGATCCTGCTCGCCCTGCCCTGGTTCGAGCCGCTGATCGCCCGTTCCGAGGCCTGGATCTTCGCCCTGCGCGACCGCTTGCGCGAGCGCCGGGCCGGCACGGTCACCGTGCCGACCGCCCCGGTCGAGGCCGCGGTGCTGCTCACGCCGCGCACCGTGGCCGCCGACAGCGAGGCTGCGGCATGCGAGGCGGCCTCCGCCGCCCGCTCCGCGCGGACGACCGTCCACCCGCCCGCCTACCTGGCCCCCGGCCCGCACACGACCCGTACGGAGCGCACCCCGGTCACCCCGGTCGGCAGCCGCCGTCCGCCGCACTCGGACCGCATCACCCGCGGCACGGCCCAGCCGGCCCGCCCCCTCACGGGCGGCTGA